CGCCGCACTCTTGAGCATCGGAACATCGAGCGTGCCGGAGAAAGCGGTCACGTAACCGGCCGGGCCTGCCGGTGTCCGGGAAGCGGCCGGCGATGTCTGGGCGCAGCGTGCGGTGATGGCGGCGACGCTGAACCAGTCATCGGTGTCGGTGTCGGCGTCATCGGCTGTCTCTCGGAGTAGAAGGGCATCGCCTGCGGTGGGGTCGTAGTGCACCGGGGCGTAGGCGTAGTCGTCGAAGGGTGGCGGGTCGGCCGGATAGTGCTCGACCTCGGCGACGGGTGGCCTGGGTTTCGGGGCGGTGGTGTGGGGGTGACCGGCCAAAACCGAGACCGGTGCGCCGAAGGAGAACCAGAGCAGCGCAATTCCGAACACCATGAGTGCCAGTCCGCCCGCAGCGGTACCGGCGAGGCCATTCAGCAGCATCAGTGACTCCCGAACTGTCATTGCCGTGTAGCGGTTTTCCGCCTGGGACGTCGTTGTTCAGTCGGCGGTCGGTGGTGTGGTGGGTTTGTGCGCGGGCCTCTCGTGGGTCTTCTCGTGTTCGATGCTCTCGTCGACGGTGGTGTCCTCGCGGGGGCAGTAGTAGCAGGTGCGGGAGCGGCGATGCATGACCTCGCGGTCGGTCTCGCCGGGGCGTTTGTGCATCCAGGGCTTCAACATCGGCGGGGCTCCTCGTCAGGTGTGGTCGGTGGCCAGGTAAGCGATCGCGCGGGCGGTGGCGGTGGTGAACGCCGGGCGGGAGTGGATGCGCCACCGGTGGGTGAGAGTCCGGCCGGTCAGTAACCCGAGGTGGACGCCGATGCCGTGGACGGTGATGCGCAGGGTGGCGGTCTGCCTGCCCCGGCCGAGTACCGGCAGCTCGAGGGCGGCGCTGGGCCGGTCGGTGGTCAGGACCTGGTGGACCCGTTCGGCGCTGCGGGCGGTGAGGGTGGCTAGCCCCCGGCCTTTGACGGCGAGGGTGATCGCGCGGCTGTGCTGCTCGGCGATCAACACCAGCGTCTCGGGCTGACCGGTGTGGGTGTGGGCCAGGACGGTGGCCACACAGGGGGTCGAGGTCGAAGTCGACGTGGTCACGGGTGCCCTCCGCAGGCCGCGCACGGGATCGCGGCGGTGAGATACGGGCGGATGCGCTTCGCACGCAACCGCCGAAGTTCACCGGTCCGCCAGAAGCGAGGTAGGGAAACAAGATCGGTCATCGGGTCACTTCCAATGGGAAACAGACGGGACAGGGCGGAACGGTTTCGTCGGGCCCGATGCGCTTGACCATCGCCCCGCAGACCGCGACGGCGACGGAGCCATAGGCCGGGTCGTGGCGGTGTTCGAGGCGGCGGAATACGCCGCCCCAGCGGCGGTCGGTCGCGGCGGGCAGGTGGTCCGCGATCGGGGCGGTCATCGGACGAGCCAGTAGATCTGGAGAGCGGTGTACCAGGCGCCGAGCGCTGCGAGGACGAGCAAGACGAGTGCCATCGCCACCTCCAGGATCGCCACCCTGATTAGGTGGTCCATGGCCCATAATCCTGGACCGGGTCCAGGGCGCAAAACTGAAATCAGATCGCATTGGGCGAATCAACGACCGATTCGCGCTATTCTGGTTCCATGGCAGGCAACAATCGATCGCCGCGGGCACGTGCATTGGCCGCTGCACTGCGGGAAGCCCGCAACGCAACGGGCCTGACACAGCGTGGTCTGGCCGAACGGATCGGCGCCCCGCACTCCCGGATCACTCGGTATGAGAGCGGTTCCAGGGTGCCGAAAGAAAACGAAACGGCAACGATTCTTGGCGCGTTGGGGACCGACCCGTCCACCAGGGAGCGAATCCTGGAGATGGCCCGAGACGTCGACCGCGAAACGTGGTCAGAGGTCAGCCAACAGGGATCACCGACGCAGCTCGACACGCTCGCCCGTTACGAGCGCTCTGCCGTCGCGCTCACGGACGTCTCGTCGGTCCTGATCCCCGGCCTGTGTCAGACGCCGGGGTACGCACGGGCGATCATGTCCAGTGCGCCGGACAGGTTCCCCGCGTCCGAGGTGGAACGCCGAGTGCTGTACCGGCTGGGCAGGCAGCGGGTACTCGACGGACCGAACGCCCCGACGTTCACAGCGATCATCGACGAGCCGGGACTCATCCGCCGAATCGGTGGACGCGAGGTGATGGCGGAGCAGCTCGACCATTTGGCGTGGATGGCCACGAAGCCAGGCATCGACATCCGAGTGATATCAATCGACTCGAAATACCACCATGCGATGGTCGGTGGATGGTTTGTCATGGAGTTCGCCGAGGCTGACCCGGTGATCCAGCTGGAGCACTTCAACGCTTCCACGTTTGTGCACGCGAGGCTGACCACAAGATCATTCATAGAGGCGCGGGATAACCTCCTGGACGTCTCGATGAGTCCGGAAGAGTCGGTCCAGCTGATCGCGACGCACGCGGATCACCACCGTCGAGGAGACGAACTCTATGACCGTACCTAAGAACTCCCTGTGGGGGTGGCGGAAGACGGCCCGGAGTGGGCCGGAAGGCAACTGCGTCGAACTCGGCCAAGCCCCCGGCTTGGTTGGTATCCGGGACACGAAGAACCGGGATGGCGGCACGTTGGTTGTAGATCGGGAGCTGTTCGGCGCGTTCCTGGCCGCAGTGAAGACCAACCGTCTCGGCTGAGCTGCCACGAGAACAGCCTCCGGACCACGCCGGGCGGAGGCTGTTTTCCGTCCTCTTGCCATCGATGCGGACCGTCACCGTCAAGGAGATGAGATCTATGCCCAGACATAGCCGCTGGACAAAGTCCCATCGATCAGGGGCTCAATCCAACTGCGTCGAGATCGGGCAGGCTCCCGGCTTGGTCGGCATCAGAGACACCAAGAACCGCGACGGCGGCACCCTCGTGGTCGAACGCGCGGCGTTCGGCGCGTTCCTGACCGCGGTGAAGACCAACCGCCTCGGCTGACCTGCCCCGAGAACAGCCTCCGGACCACGCCGGGCCGGAGGCTGTTTTTCCGGTCCTCTAGCCATTGATGCGGACCATCACCGTCGAGATCGGGCAGGCTCCCGGCTTGGTCGGCATCAGAGACACCAAGAACCGCAGCGGCGGGACTCTCGTGATCGAAGATGCGGTGTTCAGTGTGTTCCTGACTGCGGTGAAGGCCAACCGGTATTACTGACCTGCTCCTAGAGCTCCGGCGAGAAGTCGCGGACGTTCTCCCGCAGGCTCGTCACCGGACACCCGCCCCTGCCGGCGCCGAGGCAGCAGCGATGCCGGTGGGGCCGAGCCGACCGATTCGCTGGCCGTGCACAGTTTCCCCGCCGAGCGCGGCGAGGATCGGGGCGATCGCCTCTTCCGGGTCGGTATCGGCACGGCAGGTGAATAGGTCGACGTGCGCGAGGTTGTGCTCGGGCCAGGTGGACACGGTCAGGTGGGACTCGGCCAGCACCAGCACGCAGGTGGCGCCGTGCGGCTGGAACACCACGGGCAGTTCGCCGAGCACCGTGCAGCCGAGTCGAGCGACGGCGGCACGCATGGCTTCCAACAGCTCGGTGGATTCGGGATTGGGGATGGTGCAGCCGGTGATGTCGTAGACGGCGTGGATCACGGGGACCTCCGGGGATTGGTCAGACCGAGCGCCGATCGAGGGCCGGGGCGTTGGCTGGGGTGCGGATGAGGTCGGCGAGGTAGTCGACGGTGTAGGAGCGGTGCAGCCGGCTCGGTTCGGCCGCCCAGCGGGTGACCTCGGTCCAGATTGCGTCGAGCGCATCGTCGCCGTACTGGTCGAGCAGGACATCGAGGTTGAGGAACGCCTCGGGTAGATCGGCGTAGGCGGCGCCGTAGCGGACGTAGAGGGTTTTGGACAGCTTGCCGCCGCTGCGGTCGAGCAGGAGTGGGGTGAACACGCTGACCGGCCATTCGGCGGCCGGGATGCCCAGCGTCGCAAGCGCGGGTGCCAGGACGTGGGCGTGCCAGGCACCGCCCCAGTCCGCACCGTCTACCGATACCGAGCACGCCTGATACAGCTCACCCTCGGCGGCGAGCAGGAATCCTTTCTGGATGGAGCGGACCGGGGTGTTCGCGTCGTACCAGCCGTCCGTGCCGCTGATGTCGATGGTCTCCGCGTAGCGGCCGTGGACCGGGCAAAGCGAGTCGAGGTGAACGACTCCGTCGCCCGCGTTGATCGACAGATTCTTCGCGGATTTCTCCATCAGGCGGCACTCGGGGCAGCGTGGTCGGATGCGGATGATCCCGTCGGCCGGGGCCACGATCGGCCGGAAATCGTCCAGGCGGGACGCCATGATGTGTAGGCAAGTCCGTACCGGCGGCAGCGCTTGGTAGATCGAGTACGGCCGGAACTCGTAGCGCACCTGGGAGCGGTCCGCCGCCCACCGCAGCAGCCGCTCGAACCCGGAGACCCGGTCTGCGCGGTCGATGTGGCCGGAGTCGATGAGGTCGCCCACGGTACGGGTGTAGACCTCGCCGTCGATCTCGACCTGCTCGGCCGGGGCGTTGTCCAGCGCGTCGAAGATGACCGTCGCCGGAAGGTTCAAGATGTCTACGGCGTGGCTGGCGACGGCGAATACCGAGAGAACGGTGACGACGGTGCCGATGTGTGGGGTGCCGTTCAGCTGCGCGGCGGTCGTGACGCGCAGCCGCTGCTTGCCGCAGGCTGCGGCTCGCAGCAGATCGGTGTTGTCTCTCGTCAGATGCGCGATCCCGACCGGGGCGAAGATCATCTCCCCTCGGTCTGGTGGCTGAGCGGTTCGGCTGGCGGGCATGGCATTGTCCTTCCGACGTAGGTCCACACGGCGGGAAACTCGGGATCGGCGGTCGTGATCCGCTTGAGGAACAGCAGGTGAACGCCTGCCTGGGTGGCGGCGTGTTGGTAGAGCCGACGGTTCAGTTGGACTCGCCCGCTTCGGTCGCGGGCAACCCAGTTGGCGCCGGCGGTCCAGCCGCCCGGCGCGAGCAGGCGGTGAATCTCGGCGAACCGGGTGGTGAAGTGCTCGTCGTTGCGGCACAAGCCGAGCAACCCGAACTGGGTCACCAGGTCGAAGGCGGTCGCGGTCAGGTCGGCTGGCAGCGAACCATTCAGGCAGTCGGCGCAGACCCGTGCGACCAATGAGCGGCAGCGTGCCAGGAAATCGTCGGGCTCGGCGCGCCCGCACAGCGCCAGTGCGGTCGTGTGCACGCCGCGAGGCCGGGCGAGTTCGGCGAACCGGCCCAGGATCTTTAGCCGTGTGCGATCGACGTCGACCGCAACGAGTTGCTGGGCGCGCAGGGCGATAGCCCACAGCATCGACTCCGATCCGCAGCCCAGATCCACCCAGGTCGGAATGGGCGGGATGGTCATCAGGGCGGCGAGGATGTCCTCGGTGCCCAGGCCGAAGCGAAACCGCTCGGCGTAGTAGCGCCGCCAGTACTTGTTCGCGTCGGCCACGGTCTCGTTCCCGCTCACCGCTGGGCTCCGGGATTGGTGGTGGCCAGGACCTCGGACAGCCCGCCCTGTCCGGGCAGGAACCGCACGTGGACGAATCCGGCGGTGGTGAACGCGTTCCGCAGCTGCTGGATGGAGAACAGGGCCAGCTCCACCGTGGTCGCGTAGAGGCTGTGTCCTGCGGGGTCGACGTAGTCGAACTCGATGCGCAACCGGGCATCGTCCCGGTGCTGACGGCGACGCCGCAGGGCCGCCCCACCGGCGTGGGCGGGATCGAACCAGCGGTCGGGTAACCACACCCGATGCTGGCGGGCAGCGTCGTAGAACGTGGCGGAGTCCACCCCGCCATCGGGATGCGTGCACGCCACCTGCGCGAGCACCTCGACGCCGGGACGCAGTGCCTGCCGGAGCGCGGTCAGCATGTCGGTCAGCGACGATTGGCAGGCGAGCTGGTTCAGCGCGGCGTTCGGCATCACCACGAGCTCGACCTCGGAAAGGAACTCCAGCTCGTGTACGTAGGCCACCGCCAAGACCGTTCGTTCGGCGGGTACACCGGCGTTGACCGCGTGCTCGACGGCGGCGGCGAGCATCTCCGGACAGGCGTCCACCAGCGTCACCGTGGCGCCTGCCTGGGCGTACTCGGTCACGAAATGCCCTGTGCCGCACGGGATTTCCGCCACGTGCGGGCCGGTGCGCAGTAACCCGCGCAGCAGCCGGGGCCAGCGAACGGTGATGGCTTCGGCGCGGGCGAACCGTGCCCGTCGCACGTAGGACTGGACCACGGTGACGGCGTCGCTGGTCGCGATCACGCCGGGACTCCGTAGAACAGGGCGTGCTGACGGCACACCGGATGCACCAGTCGGCCGCCCTGGGCGATCCGGGCTGTCTTGATCGCCGCGTCGCTCACGCCGGACAAGGCGACACGGGCCAGGCGCACCAGGTACGGCGCGGCGTTAGTGGTGTACGCCGCAGTCGTGGTGACCGGCACCAGTGCCGGGAGGGCGTCGAGCTTCACGTGGAGCACGCCTTGAGTCACGCGCGGGGCATCGCCCGGTTGCTGAACCGTCCCTGCCGTGGGCAAGTAGCCCTCGCCATACCCGCAGGTGGCGTCCACGATCACCGCGCCGGCCTTCATCCCGCGCAGGTCGGTCTCGGTGATCATCGGAGGCGTGTCGAACGTCGAGATCAGGATCGCGCCGACGACGAGGTCCGCCTCGGCCAGGACGCGCGAGCGCAGCTCCGGCGTGTTGACCGCGACCCGTACGCCAGCCGGGGCATCCGGCAGGTACCGGCTTGCCGAGTCCTGCGAGCGCGCAAGGACGGTGACCCGCGCTCCGAGCGCAGCAGCGGTGCGGGCCGCAGCCGCACCGACGGTGCCGCACCCGATCACCACCACCTGGGGTGTGACCGCTCCGGCGACCTCGGCCAGCAGCACCCCGCGTCCACCTTCGACAGTCTGAAGTGCTTGTGCGCCATACAGAATCGACTGGATACCGGCAATTTCCCCACCGGGGGCCGCCATCGGGAATCGGCCATCCTCTTCGAGGAACTCGTAGCTGTATGCCGTGACGCCGCTGTCCGTCAACGCGGCGAGCAGAGCGGGGTCGCCCTCCGCGTGGAACAGCGCGCCGATCGACTGACCGGGCCGCAACCGAGACAGCTCATTCGGGTTGACGGACTTGTAGCGCAACACCAGCGGCGCGGCCCACACCTCATCCGGTGCGGCGAACCGCACACCTTGCGCGGTGAGCTCGGCGTCGTCGCAGAAGACCCCCGCACCGAGGCCCGGTTCGGCAAGAACCTCGAACCCCGCCTCGGCCAGGACGCACGCGACCGCCGGGGTGAGCAACGTACGCCGGTCACCGACGCTGGATTCGCGCGGGAAGCCGATTACGAGGTCGGTACTGTCGGGCATCTGCGCCTCCGCTGGTGTGCCGCACTCTTTGTAGGTGCAGCGTCACTTCCCGTGACTGTTCGGGCCAGGTCACCGTGTTCATGGCTGTTGCGCACCGGTTGTGGATTCGTTGTTCACCCCTGCGGCGAAATCGCAGGTGAGCAGGTGAATGGGGGTATCGCAGTGGGACGCCGCGCATCCGGGTGATTACACTTCGTTGGTTTGGGGAGGCCGCTGTCCCGGCGGCATGATCAGATGACGGGAGCCTGGAGTGCAGGACGACCTGTTCGGCACCGCAGAGTTCGATCTCCCGGTCGAGCGGGTGCTGATGTCGCTCAACCCGGAGTACTACGAGCTGATCTGGCAGCGCCTCAAGCGGCACGAGTTCCGCCGCCGCTATCTCGCTGACCGGCCGACCACGTGGTTCGTCTACCTCACCGCGCCGGTATCCAAGCTGGCCGCCGTGATCAACCTCGACGAAGCCGTCGTGGCCAGCCCGACCCGGATCGCCGAGATCGCCGATCAGGCTCGCGTCGGCAACGGCGCATCGGTCTTCGAGTACCTAAAGGACCTGGAGAACGGGTTCGCGCTGCCGATCAGGAAGGTGCGCGAGTTCCCGGGGTTCACCGACGAGGAACTAACCGGCATGCTCGGCAAATTCCACCCACCGCAGGGCTACACCCTGGTGGACAAGAACCCCACGCTCGCACGCGTATGCGACAAGTTCACAGCGGCCGAACCGGTGAGAGAACTGGTTGTGGAGCACCCCGCCTCCGTAGCCTGATCACATCACGAATGCGGAGGGGGCGAGATGGCCGGGCGTGCACCCAAGAACCCGGCAACCGCTCTGGGGGTATCCCCGCTGCGGCGAGCGCGCCTGTCGATCCCGGCCACGCTGGAGCAGGTCTGCGAAGATCTCGACAAACGGTCGAAAGAAGGCTCGTCCGGCGTCACGCCGAGTATGTTGTCCGGTTGGGAGCTGGGCAAGCACATCACCAGCATCAGGTACCGCAGGGTGCTCGCAGACTACTATGCCCAGCCCCCGGAAGTGCTGTTCGCCCACCAAGACCAAAAGCTCACCGCCGCATCCGAGACACCGCGCCTGCTGGTCGGCCACCACGATCTGCGCTCTGCCATGACCGAGCTGGTCCGCGACGCCGGCCAGTACCTCGCGGTTATGGGATCGCGCTCACGTGACGCGGCCTACCTCGACGCGATCGAGACCGTGCTAGCGCAGCGACCCGAGCTGGTTCACTACCGGGTCCTGTTCGGTCCGCCGCACCACCAGGTCCTCAAGGACCACCTGTTGAGACTGATGAAGATCCGCGATCCACACGACCGCAGCCTCGGGTTGAAGACGCTGCACATCGGCATCGTCGAGGACGACTCCGGAACCCCGGAGCGGTTCTTCTGCGCCTCGGAGTCCACCGCCGTTGTGCCGATCCCTTCACTGACCTCGTCCGAGGCGTTCGACTCCGGAGTGCTATTCGAGGCGGCAGTCGCCGAACGCCTGATCGACCACGTACGACAGGTCTACGCCGGAGCCCGTCGGGTCGAGAGTGACCAGGCCTTGCGCGGCCTGCCGACCGTGCAAAGCGAGACACTCAAACGATGCCCAGCAGAGCGTGGATGAGGGGAGGTGCCGGTGGTGAACACGATCGATCACGGCGGTGAGCACGACGTGCTGGCCGCAGCCACCGAGGACCACGAGTCGGTCATCGCCCTGACCCGTGAACTGGTCGCTATCCCCAGCCGGGGCGGTATCGACCCCTACGAGCCGGTGCTCAACCGGTTGAGCGGCTGGCTGGAACAGCGCAACCTCGCCAGCACCGTACTCAAGGACAAGACCGGCGCCACGGTCGGCCTGACCTGCGAGATCCGCGGAACGCGTCCCGGTCCCCGCTGGGTACTCGACGCCTGCTTGGACACGGCGCCTTTCGGCGACGAGACTGCCTGGACCTATGCGCCGACCGCAGCAATCATCGTAGACGGGTGGCTCTTCGGGCGCGGTAGCGCCGACTCCAAGTCCGGCGCCGCGATCTTCTGCCACATCGCCACCCGGCTCGCCACCATGACCCACCAACTGCGCGGCAGCCTGGTGCTGCTGTTCGATGTTGACGAGCACACCGGAGCCTTCGGCGGAGCGAAACGCTACTTCGAAGGGCCGGACGCGCCCGACGACGTGGCCGGCGTGATGATCGGCTACCCCGGTATGGACAAACTCGTCGTCGGCGGACGCGGCGTGCACCGCGTCAAACTGCACGTGCACGGTGTGGCCTCGCACTCCGGTGGCAGCAAAACCACCCCGAGCGCCATCGAGAAGTCCGCCAACCTGGTTCGGGTGCTCTCCGCCGCTGAACTCGCCGACAGCGCCAGCTCCGAATTCCCGATGGCCGGCAAGCTCACCGTGACCGCGATCGAGGGAGGCCAGGGCTACTCGGTCACCCCGGACCTGTGCACCCTTCACGTCGACGTCCGCACCACCCGCAACTTCGACGACGAAGACGCCGCGCGCCTGCTCAAACACCTCGTCGCCCAAGTCGATGATGCGTGGCCCGGAACCCAACCAACCCTCATCCAGGTCGACACTCGCTGGCCCGCGTTCTCACTCGCCGAGGACTCCCTCCTGCGCACCGCCATCCTCGATGCCGCCACAACGGTCGGTGTCGAGGTCGAGCCCAAGATCGCCGGACCGTCCAATATCGGCAACTACCTTGCTGGCCTGAATATCCCCGCCACCGCAGGTTTCGGCGTCGACTACGTCGGCCTACACGGCACCGACGAACGCATCCGCTTGGCTACCATTCCCACCATCCAAGCCATCTATCACGCTGCGGTACTAACGCTCCTGTGTCCGTAGCCCGGCCATGCGCAGTTTCGCCAACGAGCAGTGAGGCGCCCCGGCCCACGGTGGATCGCGGGCGGATGCAGGGCGAAAGTGTTGTCCGAAGAGCATCGCCCCAGAACGGCTGTTCGTAGAGGTCCGCTGGCGGGAACGAGTCGCCCAAGGTGTGGAACTAGGACATCGCGACCTGAGGAATGGCGATTAAACTGAGCGGAGTCTCCTGGTCGCTCATGGTCACAAAGTCTGCCGGAGGGTTGGGGATCATTCCAAACACAACCGAGGGGGGCGGATGCCGAGATGAGCCGGTTCGCATTCGAGCTCGGGAATTCTCGTGGTTGTACACCCGCCAACGATGGACTCCCGGCCCTGCCTAGCGAAACCATGGCCGCATTGGGCATAGTCCAGGACACCGATCCGAGGCTGCGGCGATCCGCCCGTGCTTTCGACCTTCCGGTCGAAGCCGATGACGCCCACCGTGTGGTGATCGAACTCAACGCCGCCGCCGAACGAGTCGCTCAGGCCCACAATTTCGGCAAAGGGATGGGCATCGCGGCGCCACAGATCGCGATCGACAGGGCTGCTGCGATTGTCCGTACTCCGGATGGCGAGTCAATCACCCTGTTCAACCCTAGAATCATCGAGTCAGGGGGCGAGTCGGATGAGCAGTACGAGGGGTGTCTGTCCTTCTTTGACGTTCGTGGGCAGGTTCCCCGCTCACACACCATCCACGTCGAGCACACCGTCATCGATGGGACCACGAAGATCACCGTGTTCAAACACGGAATAGCCCGGCTCGTAGCCCACGAGATCGACCACCTGCACGGCCACCTGTACACGGACCGGATGCGGGAGGGGATCGAACCAATCCCGGTCGAGCAGTACCGAGGCACCGGGACGAACTGGAAATACTCACGGGCCGGGCGCCTTATTGCTCATAGCGATCATCTATCAAACGGAACACATAGGGTGGATGGGGATCAAGCCGAACGTGGAGCCAACTGCGTCGAGATCGGGCAGGCTCCCGGCTTGGTCGGCATCAGAGACACCAAGAACCGCGACGGCGGCACTCTCGTGGTCGGACGCGCGGCGTTCGGTGCGTTCCTGACCGCAGTGAAGACCAACCGCCTCGGCTGACCTGCCACGAGAGCAGCCTCCGGACCACGCTGGACCAGAGGCTGTTTGATCCGCGCCGAAATGGCGCTCCCGACCATCGCCAGACTGTCAGTCGACGAGCGTGAGGGGCGTGGGACTGAACCGGCCCGCGAGCAGGTCGGCGAGCAGGGCAGGCAGGGTCGCGGGCAAGAGCTTGTCGCGGCACTGCCGCAGTTCGTCGGCCGGCCACCAACGGCGTTCGATCAGCCCGGCTTTCTCGTTCTCGGTGGGCTTGAGTGCGACCTGCGGCGCGGTGCTGGGGGTGCGGCCGAGGAAAACGTGCTCGATGCGGTGGTGGTCACGGTCCTTGTAGCGGAAGCGGGATTCGCGGACCCACAGCTCGCGGCCGAGGGCGGGGAGCATGATTCCGGTCTCCTCGGCGACTTCGCGCCGCGCAGCGTCGTGAAGGTCTTCGCCCTCGTCCAATCCACCACCGGGCAATTCCCACCAGTGGTGATCGGGGTCGGCGGGGTCGAGAGCGTGGATGAGCAGCAGACGGTCGGCGGGGTCCAGCAATAGGACACGGGCGCCGATGCGAGGCGTGATGGTGCTGGTCGAGGCGGTCATCCTGCGGCTGGTCCTCGCGGTCTCGGCTGACGGATATGTAGTCCGGCAGCCGACCGCGAACCGGCTGGTGGGTCAGAACAACGTGGGCTCCGGCTCGGCGTGCGTGGCCACCGTGGCGGGGTCCGACGTTAGCAGCGACGTGGTCGCGGACTGAGAAAGGCGCACGGCGAGCCCAGAATGGTCGGTGGGTCGGGTGAAAGTCGATCGACTCGACTGACCCGCCGATGCACCTCGAAGATGTACACGGCCCACTTGCCAGCCCTATAGGAGCGTTGGCGATCCCTGAGATAGCACAACGGCGGGACCACGTTCGACGACCATTTCGCCGAGCGTGGTCCCGCCGTTGTTCGTGCTAAGAGCGGGACTTCAGGCCGAATTCAGTCCTTCTTCGGCTGGTCGTCCTGCTCCGGCAGCGGCGTGCCGGTGCTTGTCTCGTCGGTCGGCACGTCGGCGCGTTCGTCGGTGCCGATACCGCCGACCTCCTTCTCCTGCTCCGGCGGCTTCAGGCCGCGCCGCACCGCACTGAGCAGCAGGTGCGCCACGTCCACGACCTCGACGTTCTGCGCCTCGCCCTCGCTCTGCTTGGCGGTCACGCCGTCGGTCAGCATCACCCGGCAGAACGGGCAGCCGGTGGCGATCTTGGTGGTGGCGGTGCCCAACGCCTCGTCGACCCGTTCGACGTTGATCCGCTTGCCGACCCGCTCCTCCATCCACATCCGCGCACCGCCTGCGCCGCAGCACATCGAGCGCTCGGAGTTGCGGGGCATCTCGCGCAGCGCGGCACCGGAGGCGCCGATCAGCTCGCGCGGCGGCGTGTAGACCTGGTTGTGCCGACCGAGGTAGCAGGGGTCGTGATAGGTGACGTCCTCGGTTACCTCGGCCACCGGGGTCAATCGCCGCTCGCGGACCAGGCGGTTCAGCAACTGGGTGTGGTGGACGACCTCGTAGTCGCCGCCGAGCTGCGAGTACTCGTTGGCGATGCTGTTGAAGCAGTGCGCGCAGGTGGCGACGATCTTGCGCTTGTGTTTCTCGCGGCCCTCGAAGACGGCGTTGAGCGTCTCGACGTTCTGCTGGGCCAACATCTGGAACAGGAACTCGTTGCCCGCCCGACGGGCCGGGTCTCCGGTGCAGGTCTCGTCCGAGCCGAGCACGGTGTACTTGACGTCTGCCAGGTGCAGGAGTTCCGCGACGG
This Actinoalloteichus hymeniacidonis DNA region includes the following protein-coding sequences:
- a CDS encoding helix-turn-helix domain-containing protein, which codes for MAGNNRSPRARALAAALREARNATGLTQRGLAERIGAPHSRITRYESGSRVPKENETATILGALGTDPSTRERILEMARDVDRETWSEVSQQGSPTQLDTLARYERSAVALTDVSSVLIPGLCQTPGYARAIMSSAPDRFPASEVERRVLYRLGRQRVLDGPNAPTFTAIIDEPGLIRRIGGREVMAEQLDHLAWMATKPGIDIRVISIDSKYHHAMVGGWFVMEFAEADPVIQLEHFNASTFVHARLTTRSFIEARDNLLDVSMSPEESVQLIATHADHHRRGDELYDRT
- a CDS encoding DUF397 domain-containing protein, with product MTVPKNSLWGWRKTARSGPEGNCVELGQAPGLVGIRDTKNRDGGTLVVDRELFGAFLAAVKTNRLG
- a CDS encoding DUF397 domain-containing protein; protein product: MVGIRDTKNRDGGTLVVERAAFGAFLTAVKTNRLG
- a CDS encoding DUF397 domain-containing protein gives rise to the protein MRTITVEIGQAPGLVGIRDTKNRSGGTLVIEDAVFSVFLTAVKANRYY
- the speD gene encoding adenosylmethionine decarboxylase, with amino-acid sequence MIHAVYDITGCTIPNPESTELLEAMRAAVARLGCTVLGELPVVFQPHGATCVLVLAESHLTVSTWPEHNLAHVDLFTCRADTDPEEAIAPILAALGGETVHGQRIGRLGPTGIAAASAPAGAGVR
- a CDS encoding methyltransferase domain-containing protein → MSGNETVADANKYWRRYYAERFRFGLGTEDILAALMTIPPIPTWVDLGCGSESMLWAIALRAQQLVAVDVDRTRLKILGRFAELARPRGVHTTALALCGRAEPDDFLARCRSLVARVCADCLNGSLPADLTATAFDLVTQFGLLGLCRNDEHFTTRFAEIHRLLAPGGWTAGANWVARDRSGRVQLNRRLYQHAATQAGVHLLFLKRITTADPEFPAVWTYVGRTMPCPPAEPLSHQTEGR
- a CDS encoding class I SAM-dependent methyltransferase; the encoded protein is MIATSDAVTVVQSYVRRARFARAEAITVRWPRLLRGLLRTGPHVAEIPCGTGHFVTEYAQAGATVTLVDACPEMLAAAVEHAVNAGVPAERTVLAVAYVHELEFLSEVELVVMPNAALNQLACQSSLTDMLTALRQALRPGVEVLAQVACTHPDGGVDSATFYDAARQHRVWLPDRWFDPAHAGGAALRRRRQHRDDARLRIEFDYVDPAGHSLYATTVELALFSIQQLRNAFTTAGFVHVRFLPGQGGLSEVLATTNPGAQR
- a CDS encoding NAD(P)-dependent oxidoreductase produces the protein MPDSTDLVIGFPRESSVGDRRTLLTPAVACVLAEAGFEVLAEPGLGAGVFCDDAELTAQGVRFAAPDEVWAAPLVLRYKSVNPNELSRLRPGQSIGALFHAEGDPALLAALTDSGVTAYSYEFLEEDGRFPMAAPGGEIAGIQSILYGAQALQTVEGGRGVLLAEVAGAVTPQVVVIGCGTVGAAAARTAAALGARVTVLARSQDSASRYLPDAPAGVRVAVNTPELRSRVLAEADLVVGAILISTFDTPPMITETDLRGMKAGAVIVDATCGYGEGYLPTAGTVQQPGDAPRVTQGVLHVKLDALPALVPVTTTAAYTTNAAPYLVRLARVALSGVSDAAIKTARIAQGGRLVHPVCRQHALFYGVPA
- a CDS encoding XRE family transcriptional regulator, with the protein product MAGRAPKNPATALGVSPLRRARLSIPATLEQVCEDLDKRSKEGSSGVTPSMLSGWELGKHITSIRYRRVLADYYAQPPEVLFAHQDQKLTAASETPRLLVGHHDLRSAMTELVRDAGQYLAVMGSRSRDAAYLDAIETVLAQRPELVHYRVLFGPPHHQVLKDHLLRLMKIRDPHDRSLGLKTLHIGIVEDDSGTPERFFCASESTAVVPIPSLTSSEAFDSGVLFEAAVAERLIDHVRQVYAGARRVESDQALRGLPTVQSETLKRCPAERG
- a CDS encoding M20 family metallopeptidase, with the translated sequence MLAAATEDHESVIALTRELVAIPSRGGIDPYEPVLNRLSGWLEQRNLASTVLKDKTGATVGLTCEIRGTRPGPRWVLDACLDTAPFGDETAWTYAPTAAIIVDGWLFGRGSADSKSGAAIFCHIATRLATMTHQLRGSLVLLFDVDEHTGAFGGAKRYFEGPDAPDDVAGVMIGYPGMDKLVVGGRGVHRVKLHVHGVASHSGGSKTTPSAIEKSANLVRVLSAAELADSASSEFPMAGKLTVTAIEGGQGYSVTPDLCTLHVDVRTTRNFDDEDAARLLKHLVAQVDDAWPGTQPTLIQVDTRWPAFSLAEDSLLRTAILDAATTVGVEVEPKIAGPSNIGNYLAGLNIPATAGFGVDYVGLHGTDERIRLATIPTIQAIYHAAVLTLLCP
- a CDS encoding DUF397 domain-containing protein, giving the protein MDGDQAERGANCVEIGQAPGLVGIRDTKNRDGGTLVVGRAAFGAFLTAVKTNRLG